A window of the Cicer arietinum cultivar CDC Frontier isolate Library 1 chromosome 6, Cicar.CDCFrontier_v2.0, whole genome shotgun sequence genome harbors these coding sequences:
- the LOC101492338 gene encoding probable inactive purple acid phosphatase 2 — protein MILPATLFPLLLLLILSSNLAQSKPSINVTPTTLTKSGDTVEIRWSGIESPSDLDWVGIYSPPTSSHDNFIGYLFLSKSPTWQSGSGSLSLPLVNLRSNYSFRIFRWTRSEINPKRKDHDNNPLPQTRNLLGFSQEVSFVSGRGPDQIHLSFSDQEDAMRVMYVTWDPKESYVKYGEREEKMEGLVVARAKRYEREHMCDAPANQSVGWRDPGYIHDALITGLKKGKRYYYKVGNDNGGWSATHSFVSRNSDSNETIAFLFGDMGTATPYNTFLRTQDESISTMKWILRDVEALGDKPSFVSHIGDISYARGYAWLWDHFFAQIEPVATKVAYHVCIGNHEYDWPLQPWKPDWANYGKDGGGECGVPYSLRFNMPGNSSEPTGTVAPATRNLYYSFDVGAVHFVYISTETNFLPGSNQYNFLKHDLESVDRSKTPFVVVQGHRPMYTTSNEVRDAQLRGKMLEHLEPLLVNNNVTLALWGHVHRYEKFCPLNNYTCGNSVGRKAGDKEGYTVHLVIGMAGQDWQPIWEPRPDHPNDPIFPQPTRSLYRAGEFGYIRLVATKQKLVISYVGNHDGQVHDTMEILRSGEVVNGNGNGNGGIDSAKPEVQIEESTLSWYVQGGSVLVLGAFMGYILGFISRARKQPESRSGFTPVKTEET, from the exons ATGATCCTTCCCGCCACACTCTTCCCCTTGCTATTATTGCTCATCCTTAGCTCCAATCTTGCCCAATCAAAACCCTCCATCAACGTAACCCCAACAACCCTAACCAAATCCGGCGACACCGTCGAAATACGGTGGTCAGGTATCGAATCACCATCAGACCTAGACTGGGTAGGAATCTACTCTCCACCAACTTCCTCCCACGACAATTTCATCGGATACCTCTTCCTCTCAAAATCCCCAACATGGCAATCCGGTTCAGGCTCCCTTTCCCTCCCTCTCGTCAACCTCCGATCCAACTACTCCTTCCGTATATTCCGTTGGACTCGATCCGAAATCAACCCTAAACGTAAAGACCATGACAACAACCCCTTACCGCAAACGCGCAACCTCCTCGGTTTTTCTCAAGAGGTTTCGTTCGTTTCGGGTCGGGGACCCGATCAGATCCATTTGTCGTTTTCAGATCAAGAGGATGCGATGCGGGTTATGTATGTGACGTGGGACCCGAAGGAGAGTTATGTTAAGTACGGGGAGAGAGAGGAGAAGATGGAAGGTTTGGTTGTCGCACGTGCGAAGAGGTATGAGAGGGAGCACATGTGTGATGCTCCTGCTAATCAAAGCGTAGGTTGGAGGGATCCTGGTTATATACACGATGCGTTGATCACTGGTTTGAAAAAAGGAAAGAGATACTATTACAAG GTTGGAAATGATAATGGAGGTTGGAGTGCAACTCATAGCTTTGTGTCGAGGAATAGTGATTCGAATGAAACAATAGCTTTTCTTTTTGGTGACATGGGAACAGCTACACCATACAATACGTTTTTGCGTACACAAGATGAAAGCATATCAACCATGAAGTGGATCCTCCGTGATGTTGAAGCTCTAGGAGACAAGCCTTCCTTTGTGTCACACATTGGAGACATTAGTTATGCAAGAGGTTATGCGTGGTTGTGGGACCATTTTTTCGCGCAGATTGAACCTGTTGCAACCAAAGTGGCATACCATGTATGCATCGGCAACCATGAGTATGACTGGCCTTTACAGCCATGGAAACCTGATTGGGCTAATTATGGAAAAGATGGGGGTGGTGAGTGTGGTGTACCCTACAGTTTAAGGTTCAACATGCCTGGAAACTCTTCAGAACCCACTGGAACTGTAGCTCCAGCAACTCGAAATCTGTATTACTCATTTGATGTGGGAGCAGTACATTTTGTGTATATATCCACAGAGACCAATTTCCTTCCTGGGAGCAACCAGTATAACTTCTTAAAGCATGATTTGGAATCAGTTGACAGGAGCAAGACTCCTTTTGTAGTAGTCCAAGGGCACCGACCCATGTACACAACAAGCAATGAAGTTAGGGATGCACAATTAAGAGGAAAAATGCTTGAGCACCTAGAACCTCTATTGGTGAATAACAATGTGACCCTTGCCCTTTGGGGTCATGTTCATAGATATGAGAAATTTTGTCCTTTGAATAACTACACTTGCGGAAATAGTGTGGGCCGGAAAGCAGGGGATAAAGAAGGATATACCGTTCATCTTGTGATTGGCATGGCAGGGCAAGACTGGCAACCCATCTGGGAACCAAGACCGGATCATCCCAATGACCCAATCTTTCCACAACCAACACGATCTCTGTACCGTGCGGGTGAGTTTGGGTACATTAGACTGGTGGCTACAAAGCAGAAGCTCGTGATTTCTTATGTTGGAAACCATGATGGTCAAGTGCATGACACAATGGAAATTTTGAGATCTGGAGAAGTTGTCAATGGTAATGGTAATGGCAATGGTGGTATTGATAGTGCTAAACCTGAAGTTCAGATTGAAGAATCCACATTGTCGTGGTATGTCCAGGGAGGAAGTGTTTTGGTGCTTGGGGCCTTTATGGGCTACATTCTTGGTTTCATTTCACGTGCCAGGAAGCAACCTGAGTCTAGGAGTGGTTTTACTCCCGTGAAGACCGAGGAAACATGA